A single region of the Devosia sp. FJ2-5-3 genome encodes:
- a CDS encoding MBL fold metallo-hydrolase: MSGGEGVEEWGEGIRSLRLPMPAFGGVNALLIGEKGNHAIVDTGLPNAATAQVWAQIDEGWASGARQIVCTHMHIDHIGQAGPLLARSGASFLMNAVEHADAVRLTGMTPAQRLVELQALWARNGFDASLARLPSDYSVMAPFPTSFQPLAHGDQVDLGGIGFEVHIGGGHSLAPACFYSRGRKILIAGDQLLSGSGPQIVVQSDDPDYDAMGAYLDFLEQMQALPEDTMVLPGHGQKLPLGATITRIRQGHLARLERVKAVVTEWMSCADMVPLVFSDRALAHLRSRMPHMMPALANYLALRGQLSRRVNDAGIVLYGPVQGL; encoded by the coding sequence GTGTCGGGGGGAGAGGGCGTCGAAGAATGGGGCGAGGGCATAAGAAGCCTTCGCCTGCCCATGCCGGCCTTTGGCGGCGTCAACGCGCTGCTCATCGGCGAAAAGGGCAATCATGCCATTGTCGATACCGGCTTGCCGAATGCGGCAACGGCACAGGTCTGGGCTCAGATAGACGAGGGTTGGGCCAGTGGGGCGCGCCAGATCGTCTGCACCCATATGCATATCGACCACATTGGCCAGGCCGGCCCGCTGCTGGCGCGCAGTGGTGCGAGCTTCCTGATGAATGCGGTTGAACATGCCGATGCCGTGCGGCTGACCGGGATGACGCCGGCCCAGCGACTGGTGGAACTCCAGGCTCTCTGGGCCCGGAATGGCTTTGATGCCAGCCTCGCGCGGCTGCCGTCGGATTATTCGGTCATGGCGCCCTTTCCGACCAGCTTCCAGCCTCTTGCCCATGGCGACCAGGTTGATCTCGGGGGCATTGGCTTTGAGGTCCATATCGGCGGCGGGCACTCCCTGGCGCCTGCCTGTTTCTATTCGCGCGGGCGGAAAATCCTCATTGCCGGGGATCAGCTGCTCTCCGGGTCGGGACCGCAAATCGTGGTCCAGAGCGATGATCCCGACTATGACGCCATGGGCGCCTATCTCGATTTTCTTGAGCAAATGCAGGCCCTTCCGGAGGACACCATGGTTCTGCCCGGGCATGGCCAGAAGCTGCCGCTCGGCGCGACGATCACCCGGATCCGCCAGGGCCATCTGGCGCGGCTCGAGCGCGTCAAGGCTGTGGTGACCGAGTGGATGAGCTGCGCAGACATGGTTCCGCTCGTCTTTTCCGACAGGGCGCTGGCCCATCTGCGCAGCCGCATGCCCCACATGATGCCGGCGCTGGCCAATTATCTGGCCCTGCGCGGGCAATTGTCCCGTCGTGTGAATGACGCGGGAATTGTCCTTTATGGTCCCGTCCAGGGGCTTTGA
- a CDS encoding ABC transporter permease — MAGFIFKRLLQSVLTIAGVITAAFFLTRLAGDPSVLLLPPEASPEDAARLRSALGLDQPLFIQYLLFMGNAMTGDFGMSLRQAVPAMDLVLERVPATMELAVASFAVGIGLAFVLGILMRLTRQGWVRDVITWAALGRQAIPVFSFGLVMILIFSVWLRWLPSYGRGTFAHLILPALTLGTYELALYLRLFNASLSAEQRNDYVRTAYAKGQGRIQVLLKHMLPNALLPLITVAGINLGMLLGGTVVTETVFSWPGVGRLIVQSVSQRDFPVIVAGVFLISLVFVVINLIVDILYGFLDPRVRLN; from the coding sequence ATGGCAGGCTTTATCTTCAAGCGGCTGTTGCAGTCAGTTCTGACGATAGCGGGAGTGATTACCGCGGCGTTTTTCCTGACGCGACTGGCGGGCGATCCGTCCGTTTTGCTCTTGCCGCCGGAGGCATCGCCGGAAGACGCCGCGCGACTGCGCTCGGCGCTCGGCCTCGATCAGCCGCTGTTCATCCAGTACCTGCTGTTCATGGGAAATGCGATGACCGGTGATTTCGGCATGTCCTTACGACAAGCCGTGCCCGCCATGGATCTGGTACTCGAGCGTGTCCCGGCAACCATGGAACTCGCCGTCGCATCATTTGCAGTCGGCATCGGATTGGCGTTTGTCCTCGGTATTTTGATGCGATTGACGCGCCAGGGATGGGTGCGTGACGTCATTACCTGGGCGGCGCTTGGGCGGCAGGCCATTCCGGTCTTTTCGTTCGGCCTGGTGATGATCCTCATATTCTCGGTCTGGCTCAGGTGGCTGCCGTCCTACGGACGCGGTACATTTGCGCACCTCATACTTCCGGCGCTGACCCTGGGGACGTACGAGTTGGCGCTCTATCTGCGCCTCTTCAATGCCTCCCTCTCGGCCGAGCAGCGCAACGACTATGTCCGCACCGCCTATGCAAAGGGGCAGGGGCGCATCCAGGTCCTTCTCAAGCACATGCTGCCCAATGCCCTGCTGCCCCTGATCACCGTAGCCGGCATCAATCTGGGCATGCTGCTGGGCGGGACGGTGGTTACAGAGACCGTTTTCAGCTGGCCCGGCGTCGGCCGCCTGATCGTGCAATCGGTCAGCCAGCGCGACTTCCCCGTCATTGTGGCCGGGGTGTTCCTCATCTCGCTCGTCTTTGTCGTCATCAACCTGATCGTCGATATCCTCTACGGATTTCTCGATCCCCGCGTGAGGCTCAATTGA
- a CDS encoding ABC transporter permease — MARISFSQATAGVLLLVMAILVILIPLLPGYDPYTQDLGATLLPMGGTSFDGKTFLLGTDTLGRDLLSRLALAGQVSTLIGLGAVAVSLVLGVTLGLIAGYFRGPVEAVIMGLADLQLSIPRVLLLIAVTAIVGPSVFNLAILLGLTSWVAYGRVARGMTLSLREREFILSARVQGASATWNIRQHLLPNVLPQMLIVGSYEFGMIIVLEASLSYLGLGVQPPLPSWGMMVSEGQNYLSLAPHLAMLPSIALFILVAGFQFLSQAFTKENDLEMVS, encoded by the coding sequence ATGGCCCGAATTTCATTTTCCCAGGCGACGGCCGGCGTGCTGCTGCTTGTTATGGCCATCCTGGTCATCCTCATTCCGCTGCTGCCGGGCTATGATCCCTATACCCAGGATCTGGGAGCGACATTGTTGCCCATGGGCGGGACTTCCTTCGATGGGAAGACCTTCCTGCTGGGAACCGACACGCTGGGCCGCGATCTTCTTTCCCGGCTGGCTCTTGCCGGTCAGGTGTCCACGCTGATCGGTCTTGGCGCCGTGGCCGTGAGCCTGGTCCTGGGTGTCACCCTCGGCCTCATCGCTGGATATTTTCGCGGTCCTGTCGAAGCCGTAATCATGGGCCTTGCGGACCTCCAGCTCTCCATCCCGCGGGTGCTGCTGCTCATCGCTGTTACCGCCATCGTCGGGCCGAGTGTTTTCAACCTGGCCATTCTGCTTGGCCTGACCAGTTGGGTCGCCTATGGCCGCGTGGCGCGCGGGATGACCCTGAGCCTGCGCGAGCGTGAGTTCATTCTCTCTGCCCGCGTCCAGGGGGCGTCCGCGACCTGGAACATACGCCAGCATCTGCTGCCCAATGTGCTGCCACAAATGCTGATCGTGGGCTCCTACGAATTCGGCATGATCATTGTGCTCGAGGCTTCTCTCAGCTATCTCGGTCTCGGTGTTCAACCGCCACTCCCCAGTTGGGGCATGATGGTTTCGGAAGGGCAGAACTATCTTTCCCTCGCGCCGCACCTGGCCATGCTCCCGAGTATCGCCCTGTTCATTCTGGTCGCCGGATTCCAGTTCCTGTCCCAGGCCTTCACCAAGGAAAACGATCTGGAGATGGTGTCATGA
- a CDS encoding ABC transporter ATP-binding protein: MTLATAPAVSTAPATVLSVRNLSINAKAADGGVIELVRDVSFDVYENEVLGIVGESGSGKSLTMLAVLGLLGPGLSIAGGSIVLRGQELTSLSFAELRKVRGKSVSIIFQDPLTTLNPVLKIGDQIAEAIRLHNPKKSGAEIQARVIELLSLVGIPNPERRATQFPNEFSGGMRQRVVIAMAMANEPDLLIADEPTTALDVTIQAQVMKVLAEVRARTGAAMVLITHDLGLVSEYADRLAVMYSGRVVEQAPGSKLFDTPEHPYTAGLIASLPKVDQKVSALYSIPGFVPDPRKRPQGCAFQPRCAIGQNRPECSASDPALRATDSDRNVACHFAEVTPDWLAEQRALSAAPVDHVAANDADTQLKSALKVEHLNKVFNVRGKAFRPHKLHALRDISFDLKSGKTLGIVGESGCGKSTLARVLLRLAEASGGEVYLNGEPFFTLRGQALRNKRKELQVVFQDPYSSLDPRMTIHDVIAEPLRISGNYSRARVNELLEYVGLPPEAGLRRSPEFSGGQRQRIAIARSLALNPDVLILDEAVSALDVSIQAQVINLLMKLQKDLGLTYVFISHDLSVVRHISDEVVVMYLGRIIEQGKTEDVFDSPSHPYTRALLAAIPQIGGRSDTDGLIAKGDLPNPMNPPSGCAFRTRCPMAVELCAQSEPALVAHGKADHLAACHFARA; encoded by the coding sequence ATGACGCTTGCAACAGCGCCTGCCGTTTCGACGGCTCCTGCTACCGTCCTGAGCGTTCGAAACCTCTCCATCAACGCCAAAGCGGCCGATGGCGGCGTCATCGAACTGGTCCGCGATGTCTCCTTCGACGTCTATGAGAACGAAGTCCTCGGCATTGTCGGCGAGTCCGGTTCGGGCAAGAGCCTGACCATGCTGGCCGTGCTCGGCCTGCTTGGCCCCGGCCTCAGCATTGCCGGAGGCAGCATCGTACTGCGCGGCCAGGAGTTGACGAGCCTCAGCTTTGCCGAACTGCGCAAGGTCCGGGGCAAGTCGGTCTCGATCATCTTCCAGGACCCACTGACCACGCTGAACCCGGTGCTCAAGATCGGCGACCAGATCGCCGAGGCGATCCGGCTGCACAATCCGAAAAAATCGGGCGCCGAGATCCAGGCGCGCGTCATCGAGTTGCTGTCGCTCGTGGGTATCCCCAACCCCGAACGCCGTGCGACCCAGTTTCCGAACGAGTTTTCGGGCGGCATGCGCCAGCGCGTGGTCATCGCCATGGCCATGGCCAATGAGCCGGACCTGCTGATTGCCGACGAGCCGACCACGGCGCTCGACGTCACTATCCAGGCCCAGGTGATGAAAGTGTTGGCCGAAGTGCGCGCCCGTACCGGCGCGGCCATGGTGCTGATCACCCACGACCTTGGACTCGTCTCCGAATATGCGGATCGCCTCGCGGTCATGTATTCCGGCCGCGTCGTCGAACAGGCGCCCGGCAGCAAGCTGTTCGATACGCCTGAGCACCCGTATACCGCGGGCCTGATCGCCAGCCTGCCCAAGGTCGACCAAAAGGTTTCCGCGCTCTATTCGATCCCGGGCTTTGTTCCCGATCCCCGCAAGCGTCCGCAGGGCTGTGCGTTCCAGCCGCGTTGCGCCATCGGCCAGAACCGGCCCGAATGCAGCGCGTCGGACCCGGCATTGCGCGCCACCGACAGTGATCGCAACGTGGCGTGCCATTTCGCCGAGGTGACCCCTGACTGGCTGGCCGAACAGCGGGCACTGAGTGCCGCGCCGGTCGATCATGTCGCTGCAAACGATGCGGATACCCAGCTGAAATCGGCGCTCAAGGTCGAGCACCTCAACAAGGTCTTCAACGTGCGCGGAAAGGCATTCCGCCCGCACAAGCTGCATGCCCTGCGCGACATTTCCTTCGATCTCAAGAGCGGCAAGACGCTCGGGATTGTGGGCGAATCCGGTTGCGGCAAGTCCACGTTGGCGCGCGTGCTGCTGCGCCTGGCCGAGGCCAGTGGCGGGGAGGTCTATCTCAACGGCGAGCCATTCTTCACGCTCCGCGGACAGGCCCTGCGTAACAAGCGCAAGGAACTGCAGGTGGTCTTCCAGGACCCCTATTCCTCGCTCGATCCGCGCATGACCATTCATGACGTGATCGCCGAGCCGCTGCGGATTTCGGGTAATTACAGCCGTGCGCGGGTCAACGAGCTGCTCGAATATGTGGGTCTGCCGCCTGAGGCCGGTCTGCGCCGTTCGCCCGAATTTTCCGGCGGACAGCGCCAGCGTATCGCCATTGCGCGCTCGCTTGCGCTTAATCCGGATGTGCTTATTCTGGACGAAGCGGTGTCGGCGCTGGACGTTTCGATCCAGGCGCAGGTCATCAACCTCTTGATGAAGCTCCAGAAAGACCTCGGACTGACCTATGTGTTCATCTCGCACGATCTGTCCGTGGTGCGTCACATCTCCGACGAGGTGGTGGTGATGTATCTTGGGCGGATCATCGAGCAGGGCAAGACCGAGGACGTGTTCGACAGCCCGTCCCACCCCTACACACGGGCGCTCCTCGCCGCGATCCCGCAGATCGGTGGCAGGTCTGATACTGACGGGCTGATCGCCAAGGGCGATTTGCCCAATCCGATGAACCCGCCATCCGGCTGTGCTTTCCGCACCCGGTGTCCGATGGCCGTCGAACTTTGCGCCCAGTCCGAGCCGGCCCTTGTGGCCCATGGCAAGGCGGACCATCTGGCGGCCTGCCACTTCGCCCGGGCATAG
- a CDS encoding Zn-dependent alcohol dehydrogenase, whose protein sequence is MKAAVVWKAGEPMTIENVTIEKPKSREVLIRTAYAGICHSDLHFADGTYPHPMPYIPGHEASGIVEAVGEDVTHVKPGDHVVGCLSVFCGTCAQCTTGHPSLCESDTPKLPAGVARRMFLNGEVIHQSSNLSAFAEQMLVHENAVVKIDRDLPLDRAALVGCGVLTGVGAVIHAAKVKPGSTVAVIGCGGVGLSVISGALLAGAGRIIAIDRLDSKLELAKQLGATDVINATDIDPVGQVMELTKGGVHYSFEALGLQVTADQAFRMLRMGGTATLLGMFKPGSKLEFEGSLFIKDRKIQGSSMGSNQFRVDIPNLLNFYKQGRLKLDHLISDRIELEQVNDGFKNLYGGTPVRQIIDFHAEV, encoded by the coding sequence ATGAAAGCAGCAGTCGTTTGGAAAGCTGGCGAGCCGATGACGATCGAGAACGTCACGATCGAGAAGCCGAAGAGCCGTGAAGTGCTTATCCGCACAGCTTACGCCGGCATCTGCCACTCAGATCTTCACTTCGCTGACGGCACCTATCCTCATCCAATGCCCTATATTCCTGGTCACGAGGCGTCGGGCATCGTGGAAGCGGTGGGCGAGGATGTTACCCACGTGAAGCCGGGCGATCATGTCGTTGGCTGTCTCTCTGTCTTCTGCGGCACCTGCGCGCAGTGCACCACCGGCCACCCCAGCCTGTGCGAATCCGACACACCCAAGCTGCCCGCCGGCGTTGCCCGCCGCATGTTCCTCAATGGCGAGGTGATTCATCAGTCCTCCAACCTCTCCGCCTTCGCCGAGCAGATGCTGGTGCATGAAAACGCCGTGGTGAAGATCGACCGTGACCTGCCGCTCGACCGCGCTGCCCTCGTCGGCTGCGGTGTCCTGACAGGCGTTGGCGCCGTGATCCATGCCGCCAAGGTGAAGCCCGGCTCGACTGTCGCCGTGATCGGTTGCGGCGGCGTTGGCCTCTCCGTTATTTCCGGTGCGCTGCTGGCGGGTGCCGGACGCATCATCGCCATCGACCGTCTGGACAGCAAGCTCGAGCTCGCCAAGCAGCTCGGCGCGACCGACGTTATCAACGCCACCGACATTGACCCCGTCGGCCAGGTGATGGAATTGACCAAGGGCGGCGTGCACTATTCGTTTGAAGCACTTGGCCTCCAGGTCACTGCGGACCAAGCCTTCCGCATGCTGCGCATGGGCGGCACCGCCACGCTGCTCGGCATGTTCAAGCCCGGCTCCAAGCTTGAGTTCGAAGGCTCGCTGTTCATCAAGGACCGGAAGATCCAGGGCTCGTCCATGGGTTCGAACCAGTTCCGCGTCGACATCCCGAACCTGCTCAACTTCTACAAGCAGGGCCGCCTCAAGCTCGATCACCTGATCAGCGACCGGATCGAACTGGAGCAGGTCAACGATGGCTTCAAGAACCTCTATGGCGGCACGCCTGTGCGCCAGATCATCGACTTTCACGCCGAGGTCTAA